Proteins from a genomic interval of Papaver somniferum cultivar HN1 chromosome 4, ASM357369v1, whole genome shotgun sequence:
- the LOC113273477 gene encoding cytochrome P450 87A3-like isoform X1 yields the protein MFLNIYISQQFIREQFIREGLSAYIHKYLKNLIPNHVGSESLKEKLLSKIKLIVDQALNSWSTQSFVEVKECTAIMVIELVFKEQLGYDSTKSRHDLVKMLSEFVKGLMSIPLNVPGTTFHRCMKNQKKVLQLMKDILRERQNSTEEPKADFLDQLIDDVKKEEFMSEELAAMIAPVFASFETVSTTFRVAMMSPTDQQGPLVAKELLDEHQIIVSSRENVDSPLTGQEYKSMTFTSQVTLRMTNSLQGDSKKGK from the exons AAGTATCTTAAAAACCTAATACCCAATCACGTTGGCAGTGAAAGCTTGAAAGAGAAGTTGCTCTCTAAAATTAAATTGATAGTCGATCAAGCTTTAAATTCTTGGTCCACTCAATCTTTCGTCGAAGTAAAAGAGTGCACTGCTATT ATGGTTATCGAGTTGGTATTCAAGGAACAATTAGGTTACGACTCTACTAAGTCTAGACATGATTTAGTTAAGATGCTGTCCGAATTCGTAAAAGGTCTAATGAGCATTCCTCTTAATGTACCCGGTACTACTTTCCATCGATGTATGAAG AATCAAAAGAAAGTGTTGCAACTAATGAAGGACATCCTACGCGAGAGACAAAACTCAACCGAAGAACCCAAAGCGGATTTTCtagatcaactcatcgatgatgTTAAAAAGGAAGAATTCATGAGCGAGGAATTGGCAGCAATGATTGCACCTGTTTTTGCTAGCTTTGAAACAGTTTCTACAACTTTCAGAGTTGCTATGATGTCTCCAACAGACCAGCAGGGGCCTTTGGTTGCGAAGGAACTACTG GATGAGCATCAAATAATTGTTAGTAGCAGAGAAAATGTTGATTCTCCACTTACAGGGCAAGAATACAAATCAATGACTTTTACGTCTCAG GTAACACTTAGGATGACAAATAGTCTACAAGGGGATAGTAAGAAAGGGAAATAA
- the LOC113273477 gene encoding cytochrome P450 87A3-like isoform X3, with product MLKKKNCEIHTMVIQEKMVIELVFKEQLGYDSTKSRHDLVKMLSEFVKGLMSIPLNVPGTTFHRCMKNQKKVLQLMKDILRERQNSTEEPKADFLDQLIDDVKKEEFMSEELAAMIAPVFASFETVSTTFRVAMMSPTDQQGPLVAKELLDEHQIIVSSRENVDSPLTGQEYKSMTFTSQVTLRMTNSLQGDSKKGK from the exons ATGGTTATCGAGTTGGTATTCAAGGAACAATTAGGTTACGACTCTACTAAGTCTAGACATGATTTAGTTAAGATGCTGTCCGAATTCGTAAAAGGTCTAATGAGCATTCCTCTTAATGTACCCGGTACTACTTTCCATCGATGTATGAAG AATCAAAAGAAAGTGTTGCAACTAATGAAGGACATCCTACGCGAGAGACAAAACTCAACCGAAGAACCCAAAGCGGATTTTCtagatcaactcatcgatgatgTTAAAAAGGAAGAATTCATGAGCGAGGAATTGGCAGCAATGATTGCACCTGTTTTTGCTAGCTTTGAAACAGTTTCTACAACTTTCAGAGTTGCTATGATGTCTCCAACAGACCAGCAGGGGCCTTTGGTTGCGAAGGAACTACTG GATGAGCATCAAATAATTGTTAGTAGCAGAGAAAATGTTGATTCTCCACTTACAGGGCAAGAATACAAATCAATGACTTTTACGTCTCAG GTAACACTTAGGATGACAAATAGTCTACAAGGGGATAGTAAGAAAGGGAAATAA
- the LOC113273477 gene encoding cytochrome P450 87A3-like isoform X2: MHGKKKNRMRIHHYDLRESLKEKLLSKIKLIVDQALNSWSTQSFVEVKECTAIMVIELVFKEQLGYDSTKSRHDLVKMLSEFVKGLMSIPLNVPGTTFHRCMKNQKKVLQLMKDILRERQNSTEEPKADFLDQLIDDVKKEEFMSEELAAMIAPVFASFETVSTTFRVAMMSPTDQQGPLVAKELLDEHQIIVSSRENVDSPLTGQEYKSMTFTSQVTLRMTNSLQGDSKKGK, encoded by the exons TGAAAGCTTGAAAGAGAAGTTGCTCTCTAAAATTAAATTGATAGTCGATCAAGCTTTAAATTCTTGGTCCACTCAATCTTTCGTCGAAGTAAAAGAGTGCACTGCTATT ATGGTTATCGAGTTGGTATTCAAGGAACAATTAGGTTACGACTCTACTAAGTCTAGACATGATTTAGTTAAGATGCTGTCCGAATTCGTAAAAGGTCTAATGAGCATTCCTCTTAATGTACCCGGTACTACTTTCCATCGATGTATGAAG AATCAAAAGAAAGTGTTGCAACTAATGAAGGACATCCTACGCGAGAGACAAAACTCAACCGAAGAACCCAAAGCGGATTTTCtagatcaactcatcgatgatgTTAAAAAGGAAGAATTCATGAGCGAGGAATTGGCAGCAATGATTGCACCTGTTTTTGCTAGCTTTGAAACAGTTTCTACAACTTTCAGAGTTGCTATGATGTCTCCAACAGACCAGCAGGGGCCTTTGGTTGCGAAGGAACTACTG GATGAGCATCAAATAATTGTTAGTAGCAGAGAAAATGTTGATTCTCCACTTACAGGGCAAGAATACAAATCAATGACTTTTACGTCTCAG GTAACACTTAGGATGACAAATAGTCTACAAGGGGATAGTAAGAAAGGGAAATAA